The Candidatus Brocadiaceae bacterium genome has a segment encoding these proteins:
- a CDS encoding T9SS type A sorting domain-containing protein, which translates to MGVWKFKLLLIFVLLLSMAGPVRGQSVLLAKFKGGNGGSTTGSSYLNVASVSFELGFEGGVSETVCALPRVGCEVIPLEQILPGAFFDFDVSNTMFFTDVVALLTDGTDELLWSVIRLFNSNDVLLFGVGGGGFESFRLSGSPDLTGAQIDFIRVKVNDFTLSERSCCGGGGLEYNADIDWEIYGSGRPLVNIDIKPRSCPNPLNKKSKGVLPVAILGAEDFDVNEIDAPTIELEGIAALRSCIKDVSTPVVDGEECECNKDGPDGFDDLLLRFDTQAIVNGLGDFEDGDEIALVLTGKLLDGTELVGKDCIILKSKGCNARNTITEAQEGLHTPLQNYPGPFNQGSTIMFEVPEAGEVTIDIYNLRGQLIQTLYSGPISAGQHAVVWNGTDFHGSRVVSGIYAYKLQANGFAVMQMLIFTK; encoded by the coding sequence ATGGGGGTATGGAAGTTTAAGTTACTGTTGATTTTCGTGTTGTTGCTTAGTATGGCTGGGCCAGTAAGAGGACAATCTGTTCTGCTTGCAAAGTTCAAGGGCGGTAACGGAGGTAGCACCACTGGTTCATCATATCTCAATGTCGCTTCAGTATCCTTTGAGCTTGGATTCGAAGGGGGCGTTAGTGAGACAGTGTGTGCATTGCCTCGCGTGGGTTGTGAGGTGATTCCATTAGAACAAATATTACCGGGTGCCTTCTTTGATTTCGATGTTTCTAATACGATGTTCTTCACAGACGTCGTAGCACTCCTTACTGATGGCACAGACGAACTTTTGTGGTCTGTCATCCGTCTCTTCAATTCCAACGATGTTCTATTATTTGGTGTTGGCGGAGGGGGCTTTGAATCTTTTCGTCTGAGTGGTTCACCTGATCTCACTGGTGCTCAGATCGATTTCATAAGGGTGAAGGTGAATGACTTTACCCTCTCAGAGCGGAGTTGCTGTGGAGGGGGAGGTCTTGAATACAATGCAGATATTGACTGGGAGATTTACGGTTCAGGCAGGCCTTTGGTCAATATCGATATCAAACCTCGGTCCTGTCCCAATCCATTAAACAAAAAAAGCAAAGGTGTTCTCCCTGTGGCGATATTAGGCGCCGAGGACTTTGATGTGAATGAGATCGATGCGCCAACCATTGAACTGGAGGGTATCGCAGCCCTGCGAAGCTGCATTAAAGACGTTAGCACGCCGGTCGTAGATGGTGAAGAATGCGAATGTAACAAGGATGGACCTGACGGTTTTGATGATCTGCTCCTTAGATTTGATACCCAAGCAATCGTTAATGGCCTGGGTGATTTTGAAGATGGTGACGAAATCGCATTAGTCCTTACCGGTAAACTGCTCGACGGAACGGAATTGGTAGGAAAAGATTGCATTATTTTAAAATCTAAGGGATGCAATGCTAGAAATACCATAACGGAAGCGCAAGAAGGCTTGCATACACCTTTGCAAAACTATCCCGGTCCATTTAACCAGGGTAGCACGATTATGTTTGAGGTCCCGGAAGCTGGTGAAGTTACAATCGATATTTACAACCTGCGTGGCCAGCTGATTCAGACATTATATTCCGGCCCGATTTCTGCCGGCCAACACGCTGTTGTCTGGAATGGTACGGATTTTCACGGTTCAAGAGTGGTTAGCGGTATTTATGCGTACAAGCTGCAGGCAAATGGCTTTGCAGTTATGCAGATGCTGATTTTTACGAAGTAA